One stretch of Natronobacterium gregoryi SP2 DNA includes these proteins:
- a CDS encoding ZIP family metal transporter, translating into MIGRESVPRWMLAAGPVVVLAIVAGLLYFTSPFGNFEGLAEASTTDVMWMMTVIGVLAGVMPVTIGMLWFPFIKSLDSLWVHAMLALSAGILAFIGVEMIEEMVENGEAMAAAGASTAELAATGVAGVATVAGTFYLMKIFSRWRLDAALGETNVGLKVGYMIAIGLGLHSVGEGLAIGTSFATEAYSAVTILVIGFVLHNITEGLSIVAALARDVDRPPLYHFAAVGLLAGGPLVFGSWLGVFAFSPLIAIVFLGIGVGAIVEVIWEVTELVRFDAQTVVGWTTIVPFVAGVVLMYLLEEVLVEGILLA; encoded by the coding sequence ATGATCGGTCGGGAGTCGGTCCCACGATGGATGCTGGCGGCTGGGCCGGTCGTCGTGCTTGCCATCGTTGCAGGGCTGTTGTACTTCACCTCTCCGTTCGGGAATTTCGAGGGACTGGCCGAGGCATCGACGACTGACGTGATGTGGATGATGACCGTTATCGGAGTCCTCGCCGGAGTGATGCCGGTGACGATCGGGATGTTGTGGTTCCCGTTTATCAAGTCGCTCGATAGCCTGTGGGTGCACGCGATGCTTGCGCTGTCGGCGGGCATCCTCGCCTTTATCGGCGTCGAGATGATCGAGGAGATGGTCGAGAACGGCGAGGCGATGGCAGCAGCCGGTGCCAGCACGGCGGAGCTCGCCGCCACCGGCGTCGCTGGAGTCGCTACTGTCGCCGGGACGTTCTACCTGATGAAGATCTTCAGCCGGTGGCGCTTGGACGCCGCGTTGGGCGAAACGAACGTCGGTCTCAAGGTGGGGTACATGATCGCGATCGGCCTCGGCCTACACAGTGTCGGTGAAGGGCTGGCGATCGGGACCTCGTTTGCCACCGAGGCGTACTCGGCCGTGACCATCCTCGTGATCGGCTTCGTCCTCCACAACATCACAGAGGGGCTGTCGATCGTGGCTGCTCTCGCTCGTGACGTCGACCGACCACCGCTGTATCACTTCGCCGCCGTCGGCCTCCTCGCTGGCGGCCCGTTAGTGTTTGGCAGTTGGCTCGGCGTCTTTGCGTTCTCGCCGCTGATCGCGATCGTTTTCCTCGGAATCGGCGTCGGCGCGATCGTCGAAGTTATCTGGGAGGTCACGGAACTCGTCCGTTTCGATGCCCAGACAGTCGTCGGGTGGACGACCATCGTCCCCTTCGTCGCTGGCGTCGTGTTGATGTACCTCCTCGAGGAGGTACTCGTCGAGGGAATACTGCTCGCCTGA
- a CDS encoding metal ABC transporter substrate-binding protein: MKSDESGSRVVSRRSFTALTGGALTAGVAGCLGDDPQEDEDGNGDAEYTIFASMPAVWDFVRQVAGEHMEAIDLVPVGEHGHDWTPEPGMVEELDIAAGFVYLRDFAAWQDDAADQLAERDDVVVIEATEGIEFFDSPAEDDDEHFWMDPIACQEGVLNVADGLAEIDPNNADDYEANAEAFNDELEQLNDDIHDIVDRAELEDIVLATHDSFQWWNRRYGINIHSPIGTSPDDAASAADVEEVEELVEDLGIEHVCYDVGEPAPLAESLATEVGAEILPLSPIETQIDGSPEVDPTVEMEPDWGYVEHFREINLPTLETALEAE, from the coding sequence ATGAAATCTGACGAAAGCGGTTCACGTGTCGTATCACGACGGAGCTTTACCGCGCTCACCGGAGGGGCCCTTACTGCGGGGGTAGCTGGCTGTCTCGGTGACGATCCACAGGAGGATGAGGACGGGAACGGTGATGCGGAGTACACAATCTTCGCGTCGATGCCTGCCGTCTGGGACTTCGTCCGCCAGGTTGCCGGCGAGCACATGGAGGCAATCGACCTCGTCCCTGTCGGTGAACACGGCCACGACTGGACCCCAGAACCGGGGATGGTAGAGGAACTCGACATCGCAGCCGGCTTCGTCTACCTCCGTGACTTCGCGGCCTGGCAGGACGACGCCGCAGACCAACTCGCGGAACGCGACGATGTCGTCGTGATCGAGGCGACCGAAGGGATCGAGTTCTTCGATAGTCCGGCGGAGGACGACGACGAACACTTCTGGATGGACCCGATCGCGTGCCAGGAAGGTGTTCTGAACGTCGCCGATGGCCTCGCCGAGATCGACCCCAACAACGCCGACGACTACGAGGCAAACGCCGAAGCGTTCAACGACGAACTGGAGCAACTCAACGACGATATCCACGACATCGTCGACCGAGCGGAACTCGAGGACATCGTCCTCGCCACCCACGACTCCTTCCAGTGGTGGAACCGCCGCTACGGAATCAACATTCACTCGCCGATCGGCACCTCGCCCGACGACGCCGCCTCGGCAGCCGACGTCGAGGAAGTCGAAGAGTTGGTCGAGGATCTCGGGATCGAACACGTCTGTTACGACGTCGGTGAGCCAGCCCCGCTCGCAGAGTCACTCGCCACCGAGGTTGGCGCGGAGATTCTGCCACTCTCGCCGATCGAAACCCAGATCGACGGGAGTCCGGAGGTCGACCCAACCGTCGAGATGGAACCCGACTGGGGGTACGTCGAGCACTTCCGAGAGATCAATCTGCCGACGCTCGAGACGGCGCTCGAGGCAGAATAG
- a CDS encoding metal ABC transporter ATP-binding protein, whose product MTRAIDVEDVTFAYDGQPVLRDVTMSVDEGDFVGLIGPNGSGKTTLLKIMLGLQTPDSGRVELFGTPAAEFSEGTRLGYVSQQSTEAETMMPVTVREVVTMGRYPHAGSRRLTDEDREIVDDALEQVEITDLASRRVNRLSGGQRQRAYIARALASEADLLALDEPTVGVDADSVDAFYALLDDLNDRGITIVLIEHDISAVAEHASTMACLDCELYEHCATDRFLESDALEQAFSSARVVSSAGLAAGD is encoded by the coding sequence ATGACTCGTGCAATCGACGTCGAAGACGTTACGTTCGCATACGACGGCCAACCGGTGTTACGGGACGTTACCATGTCGGTCGACGAAGGTGACTTCGTCGGACTGATCGGACCGAACGGCTCGGGAAAGACGACGCTGTTGAAGATCATGCTCGGTCTGCAGACGCCCGATTCTGGCCGCGTCGAACTGTTCGGGACGCCAGCAGCGGAGTTCTCCGAAGGGACCCGCCTCGGGTACGTCTCACAGCAATCGACCGAGGCCGAGACGATGATGCCGGTCACCGTCCGGGAAGTCGTAACGATGGGGCGGTATCCACACGCCGGCAGTCGACGACTGACCGACGAGGACCGAGAGATCGTCGACGACGCACTCGAGCAAGTCGAGATCACCGACCTCGCTAGCCGACGGGTCAACCGCCTGTCAGGTGGGCAGCGACAGCGAGCGTACATCGCTCGAGCACTGGCCTCCGAAGCCGACCTGCTGGCACTCGACGAACCGACCGTCGGCGTCGACGCCGATTCGGTCGACGCCTTCTACGCTCTCTTGGACGACCTCAACGATCGAGGAATCACGATCGTCCTGATCGAACACGACATCAGTGCCGTCGCCGAGCACGCGAGCACGATGGCCTGTCTCGACTGTGAGCTGTACGAGCACTGCGCGACAGACCGATTCCTCGAGAGCGATGCCCTCGAGCAGGCGTTCAGTTCGGCCCGCGTCGTCAGCTCTGCCGGGCTCGCTGCGGGTGATTGA
- a CDS encoding metal ABC transporter permease, whose protein sequence is MATEHVGSSYGFREEYTVVGALAAVMVASGLFILGWLPALAPGAWPTLFELSLGGWSLEVPVPREWSFVTVGFPELYEAFWGATCGAVGSWLVCSGFLQRGFTAGVLIGITAPIVGTYLVNRQMALIGEALAHTAFGGVAIGLFVGAAVPRFDYPLLFALVTAAIAALGMQYIAVTTDGYADIPIAIMLTGGFAVGIAVISYGVVFSATVESYLFGDILFVPFENVQLMVALTMTVAAMVALTHKQLLFITFDREAARLARINVWFYDTLLIVLTALVVVAAMQVLGAILVAGMLVIPVAAAMQLTTGFNRGLVLSVVLGQIAVFGGIFLSYYWNVATGAMIIIVAIVLYIWSVLGKPIW, encoded by the coding sequence GTGGCGACCGAACACGTCGGCTCGAGCTATGGTTTCCGAGAGGAGTACACGGTCGTGGGGGCTCTCGCCGCCGTGATGGTTGCCTCCGGACTGTTCATCCTGGGGTGGCTCCCGGCCCTCGCTCCCGGTGCGTGGCCAACGCTGTTCGAGCTCTCGCTTGGCGGCTGGTCGCTCGAGGTTCCGGTGCCAAGAGAGTGGTCGTTCGTGACTGTCGGTTTTCCGGAACTGTACGAAGCGTTCTGGGGGGCGACGTGTGGCGCAGTCGGGTCGTGGCTCGTCTGTAGTGGCTTCCTCCAGCGGGGATTCACCGCCGGGGTTCTCATCGGGATCACCGCACCGATCGTCGGCACTTATCTCGTCAACCGGCAGATGGCGCTGATCGGTGAGGCACTTGCACACACGGCGTTCGGCGGCGTGGCGATCGGGCTGTTCGTCGGTGCGGCCGTGCCACGGTTCGATTATCCGCTCTTGTTCGCTCTTGTCACTGCAGCTATCGCCGCCCTGGGAATGCAGTACATCGCCGTTACAACCGACGGCTACGCCGACATTCCGATTGCGATCATGCTCACTGGTGGTTTCGCGGTCGGGATCGCCGTGATCTCCTATGGCGTCGTCTTCAGCGCGACCGTCGAGAGCTACCTGTTCGGGGACATCCTCTTCGTTCCCTTCGAGAACGTCCAGCTCATGGTCGCGCTCACGATGACCGTCGCGGCGATGGTCGCACTGACCCACAAACAGCTCCTGTTTATTACGTTCGACCGGGAAGCTGCGCGGCTCGCCCGAATCAACGTCTGGTTCTACGACACGCTGTTGATCGTACTGACGGCACTCGTCGTCGTCGCGGCGATGCAGGTCCTCGGGGCGATTCTGGTCGCCGGAATGCTCGTCATCCCCGTCGCCGCGGCGATGCAGTTGACGACCGGCTTCAATCGCGGGCTCGTCCTCTCCGTGGTGCTCGGACAGATCGCGGTCTTCGGTGGGATCTTCCTCTCGTATTACTGGAACGTTGCGACTGGTGCGATGATCATCATCGTCGCGATCGTCCTCTACATCTGGTCGGTACTCGGAAAGCCGATCTGGTAG
- a CDS encoding DUF7260 family protein, which translates to MNGHDRTDRPLTATRRGSGHIETNSHLPAAIDCLETEQTHVEDKLVPSQPSTDGPNRATPPDSAHQFRPGPPLAAIGQFEDAIEEIEPVREPAARAHATDGGVTTISHRRSELNDRCRRVRALFADTVRSYSIEDVDGSEPLLETIRAELGDEIAIALAPSTASRFTPPVKQAIRSATRQRREELETMARILTQERESLESAAGELEQVVAAISSMGTASLLELGFDGLAKRHEGIETQRERCRRLCRERQTQIRQRVGRLSRDEFAEFLYSDLSVSYPVLATATALHRCCLDVQRLVHDHLARRA; encoded by the coding sequence ATGAATGGACACGATCGCACTGACCGACCGCTGACGGCGACGCGCCGCGGCTCCGGCCACATCGAGACGAACTCGCACCTCCCGGCAGCTATCGACTGCCTCGAGACCGAACAGACCCACGTCGAAGACAAACTAGTACCGTCCCAACCGTCGACTGACGGGCCGAATCGGGCCACACCGCCAGATTCGGCCCATCAGTTCAGGCCTGGCCCGCCACTAGCCGCGATAGGGCAGTTCGAAGATGCCATCGAGGAGATCGAGCCTGTTCGGGAACCGGCCGCGAGAGCACACGCGACCGACGGCGGTGTGACGACCATTTCTCACCGACGGTCCGAGCTGAACGACCGCTGTCGCCGGGTTCGGGCGCTGTTTGCCGACACGGTCCGGTCCTACAGTATCGAGGACGTCGACGGCTCCGAGCCGCTGCTGGAGACGATCCGGGCAGAACTCGGCGACGAGATAGCGATCGCACTCGCTCCGTCGACCGCCAGTCGATTCACTCCGCCAGTAAAGCAAGCGATACGCTCGGCGACGCGGCAGCGACGCGAGGAACTCGAGACCATGGCCCGGATACTGACCCAGGAACGCGAGTCCCTCGAGTCGGCAGCGGGCGAACTCGAGCAGGTTGTGGCGGCGATTTCGTCGATGGGAACGGCATCGCTGCTGGAGTTGGGGTTTGACGGACTCGCCAAGCGACACGAGGGGATAGAAACACAGCGTGAGCGGTGTCGTCGGCTCTGTCGGGAGCGCCAGACGCAAATACGCCAGCGAGTCGGTCGACTGTCCAGGGACGAATTCGCCGAATTCCTGTACAGCGATCTTTCCGTTTCCTATCCGGTGTTGGCGACGGCCACTGCACTCCATCGGTGCTGTCTCGACGTCCAGCGGCTCGTTCACGATCACCTGGCCCGACGCGCCTGA
- a CDS encoding heavy metal translocating P-type ATPase, producing MDRSASHDASVDGDEAAPDRSTLRREGAFVVLTFVGMIGGLLASWFGGPSWLVWTCYIGAYVFGGWYGLKESIEALQEPAVEIDLLMIIAALGALTIGAPFEGAMLLFLFSLSNVLQHYAIGRSRDAIRSLMQMRPESAQLLRDGEEVTVPIDDVEIGEVFVVRPGDRIPLDGVVDSGETTVDQSSLTGESVPVPKAPGDEVFGGTINETGSLEVRVTREAEESAISKLIHMVEEARSEKAPTQRLIDRLEQPYVLSVFAFTAVAIALPLALGHEFDSTFYRAMTLMVAASPCAVILSTPAAVLSAITAGARQGVLFKGGEHVERTATVDAVAFDKTGTLTEGNTRLTDVTTRDGASLEGDDRLLALAAAVQSRSEHHLAEATVEAAEERGLETATASGFEAVVGKGVHATVDERTIHIGNARYFETVTDGETIAGLEDGLAAVRSLENDGKTSVLVAREDGGDLEVLGWLAFTDTVRETAAETIERLRELGVEQIVMLTGDNERVARSIAAELGIDEVYAELLPEQKVDRIERLQKRHEAVAMVGDGVNDAPALATADVSVGMGGAGTDVALETSEVVLMSDDLEKLPYALALGRETRKTLFVNLAIAFGAIVIMIVAILTAGIPLPLAVIGHEGSTVLVCLIGLRLIGFQGA from the coding sequence ATGGATCGATCGGCGTCTCACGACGCGTCGGTAGACGGTGACGAGGCGGCTCCGGACCGGTCGACGCTCCGTCGGGAGGGGGCGTTCGTCGTTCTCACCTTCGTCGGGATGATCGGTGGACTTCTCGCTAGCTGGTTCGGTGGGCCGTCGTGGCTCGTCTGGACCTGTTATATCGGAGCCTACGTCTTCGGTGGCTGGTACGGACTCAAAGAGAGCATCGAGGCCCTTCAGGAGCCAGCCGTCGAAATCGACCTGCTGATGATCATCGCGGCACTCGGTGCGCTGACTATCGGTGCACCCTTCGAGGGAGCGATGCTTCTCTTTCTGTTCTCGCTGTCGAACGTGTTACAGCACTACGCCATCGGCCGCTCGAGGGACGCGATCCGCTCGCTGATGCAGATGCGTCCCGAGTCCGCTCAGCTTCTCCGTGACGGAGAGGAAGTGACGGTCCCCATCGACGACGTCGAGATCGGCGAGGTGTTCGTCGTCCGCCCCGGCGATCGAATCCCGCTGGACGGCGTCGTCGACTCCGGCGAGACCACGGTCGATCAGTCCTCGTTGACCGGCGAGTCCGTCCCCGTCCCGAAAGCACCCGGCGACGAGGTGTTTGGCGGGACCATCAACGAGACCGGAAGCCTCGAGGTGCGAGTGACTCGTGAGGCCGAGGAATCTGCCATCTCGAAGCTCATCCACATGGTCGAGGAGGCCCGAAGCGAGAAGGCCCCGACCCAGCGGCTCATCGATCGGTTGGAACAGCCGTACGTCTTGAGCGTCTTCGCTTTTACCGCAGTCGCGATCGCACTTCCGCTGGCGCTCGGTCACGAGTTCGACTCCACGTTCTACCGCGCGATGACGCTCATGGTCGCCGCCTCACCCTGTGCTGTTATCCTCTCGACGCCAGCCGCAGTGCTCTCGGCGATCACTGCCGGCGCACGTCAGGGCGTTCTGTTCAAGGGTGGCGAACACGTCGAGCGGACCGCGACCGTCGACGCCGTCGCCTTCGACAAGACCGGCACGCTCACCGAAGGCAACACCCGACTGACCGACGTGACGACCCGTGACGGGGCGAGCCTCGAAGGTGACGACCGACTGCTCGCACTCGCCGCAGCAGTCCAGTCCCGCTCGGAGCACCACTTGGCGGAGGCGACCGTCGAGGCTGCCGAAGAGCGGGGACTCGAGACGGCCACTGCGAGTGGCTTCGAAGCCGTCGTCGGCAAAGGAGTCCACGCGACAGTCGACGAGCGGACGATCCACATCGGTAACGCCCGCTACTTCGAGACGGTGACCGACGGAGAGACGATCGCGGGACTCGAAGACGGTCTCGCGGCCGTCCGCTCGCTCGAGAACGACGGGAAGACGAGCGTGCTCGTCGCCCGCGAGGATGGGGGCGACCTCGAGGTGCTGGGCTGGCTCGCCTTTACCGATACGGTCCGTGAGACCGCCGCCGAGACGATCGAACGTCTGCGCGAGCTTGGCGTCGAACAGATCGTCATGCTGACCGGCGACAACGAGCGCGTGGCCCGATCGATCGCAGCGGAACTCGGGATCGACGAAGTGTACGCGGAGTTGCTGCCCGAGCAGAAAGTCGACCGGATCGAACGCCTCCAAAAGCGCCACGAGGCAGTGGCGATGGTCGGTGATGGCGTCAACGACGCCCCGGCGCTCGCCACGGCAGACGTAAGCGTCGGGATGGGCGGCGCGGGGACCGACGTCGCCCTCGAGACCTCCGAGGTCGTGTTGATGTCCGACGACCTCGAGAAGTTGCCGTACGCACTCGCACTCGGCCGGGAGACGCGTAAGACCCTGTTCGTGAACCTCGCCATCGCGTTCGGGGCGATCGTGATCATGATCGTGGCGATCCTCACCGCGGGAATTCCGCTTCCGCTCGCGGTGATCGGCCACGAAGGATCGACCGTGCTGGTCTGCCTGATCGGTCTGCGACTGATCGGCTTTCAAGGAGCGTGA
- a CDS encoding Rieske (2Fe-2S) protein, with the protein MGVRMRLTALETVNEEGSWLFTVRNRNGERKEVIVVPCDGGVEAWSNRCTHEAQPFDTGRGAPIRNAEIVCPRHGSMFDACSGKCDNGPAADTTLPGVEVELEDGDVYLTDDDVQFLHEGGIDDGDDGPSSTSHISF; encoded by the coding sequence ATGGGCGTCAGAATGCGACTCACCGCTCTCGAGACGGTCAACGAAGAGGGGTCGTGGCTGTTTACGGTCAGGAATCGTAACGGCGAACGCAAAGAGGTGATCGTCGTCCCTTGCGATGGGGGTGTCGAGGCCTGGAGCAACCGCTGTACGCACGAGGCCCAGCCGTTCGACACCGGTCGTGGCGCGCCGATTCGAAACGCCGAAATCGTCTGTCCGCGACACGGCTCGATGTTCGACGCCTGTTCGGGCAAGTGTGACAACGGCCCTGCCGCCGACACGACGCTGCCGGGAGTCGAAGTCGAACTCGAGGACGGCGATGTCTACTTGACCGACGACGACGTGCAGTTTCTCCACGAGGGTGGGATCGACGACGGCGATGATGGTCCGTCGTCGACGTCACATATCTCGTTTTGA
- a CDS encoding class I SAM-dependent methyltransferase, producing MEVPCVCVPREEGEAARRRLAEDDLIDDDYEIAVEEGALYVPVADPAAVPDDLEIVSRSPSERETQTTPADGLEFAPSYERLGKAALLDEDDLDRAREIADAILESDLPVETVLNKASKVKGETRVRDWELLAGDDTEVRHREYGCEYVLDLAEVYFSPRLATERNRVVQQVSDGERAFDMFAGVGPFVIPVAKRGAAVVGVDLNPDAIEYLRENACRNDVEDHVTAINDDVREVASEYDDWADRIVMNLPHSADDFLESAVRIAADDCVLHYYDIQHEDDPFGPGERAIRDAAEPEYDVTVETRHTVRSYAPHELNVCLDVRLER from the coding sequence ATGGAAGTGCCGTGCGTTTGCGTCCCCCGCGAGGAGGGTGAAGCGGCGCGACGACGACTGGCCGAAGACGACCTGATCGACGACGACTACGAAATCGCCGTCGAAGAAGGGGCGCTTTACGTTCCAGTCGCCGATCCCGCCGCCGTCCCCGACGACCTCGAGATCGTCTCCCGATCGCCCTCGGAACGCGAGACCCAGACGACACCCGCAGACGGACTCGAGTTCGCCCCCTCCTACGAACGACTGGGAAAAGCTGCGCTGCTCGACGAGGACGATCTGGATCGCGCCCGCGAAATCGCAGACGCCATCCTCGAGTCAGATCTGCCCGTCGAGACGGTCCTGAACAAGGCCTCGAAAGTCAAAGGCGAGACCAGGGTCCGAGACTGGGAGTTACTTGCCGGCGACGATACGGAGGTCCGCCACCGCGAGTACGGCTGCGAATACGTCCTCGACCTCGCGGAGGTGTACTTCTCGCCGCGGCTCGCGACAGAGCGCAACCGGGTCGTCCAACAGGTAAGCGATGGCGAGCGAGCGTTCGACATGTTCGCCGGCGTCGGCCCCTTCGTCATCCCCGTCGCGAAACGCGGCGCGGCGGTCGTCGGCGTCGACCTCAATCCCGACGCGATCGAGTACCTCCGAGAGAACGCCTGTCGCAACGACGTCGAAGACCACGTGACCGCGATCAACGACGACGTCCGGGAAGTCGCCAGCGAGTACGATGACTGGGCCGATCGGATCGTCATGAACCTCCCACACAGCGCCGACGACTTTCTCGAGTCGGCCGTTCGAATCGCGGCCGACGACTGCGTGCTCCACTACTACGACATCCAGCACGAAGACGACCCCTTCGGCCCCGGCGAGCGAGCGATCCGCGACGCTGCCGAGCCGGAGTACGACGTGACCGTCGAAACCCGCCACACCGTGCGTTCGTACGCCCCTCACGAGCTGAACGTCTGTCTGGACGTGCGACTCGAGCGGTAG
- a CDS encoding efflux RND transporter permease subunit, which yields MTNRPWTVVAVFFVLTGFFVTGIVADAGIEAGDDQFTEGTESEQAFEEIQEDFERGDRDTGAVTAQLVVDTDRNVLAKQNLLRILTFQDRIETREELRVESTTSSATFVAKQLDPAAETPEEMSQAVEEASPRQLRGAIADADAEAELPVSTDFTRQSARAAVTQVGITYDLPPNADTDVEIDLLDRTEAVANSVDGFDSDDNILLFGEAIVEQENEQLLGDSAAVVFPASIVLILFFLIVAYRDPFDLALGLVSLLLTFVWTFGFMGLAGIPFSESIITVFALILAVGIDFGIHSINRYREERTAGADIDEAMVVSTRQLLIAFVIVALTTTFSFGANIVSDQTQNFGIVASAGVIFTFLIFSLFLPAGKVGLDRARADRRIPAFGTKPILSEGSLVARGLSVGVSISRVAPAMFLVVMLVFGGSVAVYGTGVDADFDEEVFFPEQERVEQYQELPAPLGVDEYVFIEYLEYIEEDFEIPFEESVTIYVDDPDLREGDGLSEIDRALHDPPAVYQSENRQAEANSILGVIESHAESDPEFADTVTRYDATGDEIPNRELATVYDELFASAAGDDARDQLTTDYTATRIDIQLTADADQDAVATETRRIADGMQLDAVATGQLVIFEDVAEETTEAAIVNLVLASLLTGIVLVIAFRSLEERAVYGLLNLVPVLGSVALLVATMRYLDIALSPITAPILAVAIGLGVDYTVHFMHRFVDEYETNDDVFRALVTTVRGTGGALTGSMITTVSGLGILYVALIPVLIEFGLLLALGVFYAWLSAIVVLPSAIVVWDRLADRPDS from the coding sequence GTGACCAACAGGCCGTGGACGGTTGTCGCTGTCTTTTTTGTTCTGACTGGGTTCTTCGTTACTGGAATCGTCGCAGATGCGGGCATCGAGGCCGGTGACGACCAGTTTACCGAAGGAACTGAGTCCGAACAGGCGTTCGAAGAGATCCAGGAGGACTTCGAGCGTGGGGACCGCGATACTGGGGCGGTGACTGCACAACTCGTCGTCGATACCGACAGAAACGTCCTCGCAAAACAAAACCTCCTGCGAATTCTAACGTTCCAAGACCGGATCGAAACGCGAGAAGAGCTCCGCGTCGAGTCGACGACGAGTTCCGCTACGTTCGTCGCAAAGCAGCTCGATCCAGCGGCGGAGACACCAGAAGAAATGTCTCAGGCGGTCGAAGAGGCATCACCGCGACAGCTCAGGGGAGCTATTGCCGACGCGGATGCCGAAGCGGAGCTCCCGGTCAGCACAGACTTCACACGCCAATCTGCTAGGGCTGCGGTCACACAGGTTGGGATAACCTACGACCTGCCGCCAAACGCAGATACCGATGTCGAGATCGACCTACTAGACCGTACCGAAGCGGTCGCAAACAGCGTCGACGGCTTCGATAGCGACGACAACATCTTGCTTTTCGGAGAGGCAATCGTCGAACAAGAAAACGAACAACTACTCGGTGACTCCGCGGCAGTCGTCTTTCCGGCATCGATCGTCTTAATTCTCTTCTTTTTGATCGTTGCATACCGGGACCCGTTCGACCTGGCACTGGGCCTCGTCTCACTGTTGCTGACGTTCGTCTGGACCTTCGGGTTTATGGGGCTTGCCGGCATCCCCTTCTCCGAGTCGATCATCACTGTCTTCGCGCTGATATTAGCGGTCGGCATCGACTTTGGCATTCACAGTATCAACAGGTACCGTGAGGAACGGACGGCGGGGGCCGATATCGACGAGGCGATGGTGGTATCCACTCGGCAGTTGCTGATCGCGTTCGTCATCGTCGCGCTGACGACGACGTTTAGCTTCGGTGCGAATATCGTCAGCGACCAGACGCAGAACTTCGGCATCGTCGCTTCTGCCGGTGTTATTTTCACGTTCTTGATTTTTAGCCTGTTTCTCCCTGCCGGGAAGGTTGGCCTGGACCGGGCTCGAGCAGATCGGCGAATCCCAGCCTTCGGGACAAAACCCATCCTCAGTGAAGGGTCACTGGTCGCCCGTGGGCTGTCAGTGGGAGTGTCCATTTCACGCGTCGCGCCCGCCATGTTCCTGGTCGTGATGCTCGTCTTCGGCGGGAGTGTCGCCGTCTACGGGACTGGAGTAGACGCCGACTTCGACGAAGAAGTGTTCTTCCCCGAACAGGAACGGGTCGAACAGTACCAGGAACTACCTGCTCCACTCGGCGTCGACGAATACGTGTTCATCGAGTACCTGGAATACATCGAAGAGGACTTCGAGATTCCGTTCGAGGAGTCAGTGACGATATACGTCGACGATCCGGACTTGCGAGAGGGCGATGGCCTCTCGGAAATCGATCGAGCGCTTCACGATCCCCCTGCGGTTTACCAGAGCGAAAACAGACAGGCGGAAGCAAACTCGATTCTCGGCGTCATCGAGTCACACGCCGAGTCTGACCCCGAGTTCGCCGACACTGTCACACGATACGATGCGACTGGCGACGAGATCCCGAACCGGGAACTTGCCACAGTCTACGACGAGTTGTTCGCTTCGGCTGCAGGTGACGACGCACGCGATCAGTTGACGACCGATTACACAGCAACGCGAATCGATATCCAGCTAACCGCCGACGCCGACCAAGACGCGGTTGCCACGGAAACGCGCCGGATTGCCGACGGCATGCAACTCGACGCCGTTGCCACCGGACAACTCGTGATCTTCGAAGATGTCGCAGAGGAAACGACCGAAGCGGCGATCGTGAACCTCGTTCTTGCGAGTCTCCTTACCGGAATCGTCCTCGTTATCGCGTTTCGCTCGCTCGAGGAGCGAGCGGTGTACGGACTGTTGAACCTCGTTCCGGTGCTTGGCTCGGTTGCGCTGTTGGTAGCGACGATGCGCTACCTCGACATCGCACTGAGTCCGATTACCGCGCCGATTCTGGCAGTAGCGATCGGACTCGGCGTCGATTACACGGTTCACTTTATGCACCGATTCGTCGACGAGTACGAGACGAACGACGACGTCTTTCGGGCACTCGTGACGACCGTACGGGGAACCGGTGGAGCACTCACGGGAAGTATGATTACCACCGTTTCGGGACTGGGTATTTTGTACGTGGCGCTGATCCCAGTCCTCATCGAGTTTGGGTTGTTACTCGCACTCGGCGTCTTTTATGCCTGGCTTTCGGCGATCGTCGTCCTCCCGTCAGCAATCGTTGTCTGGGACCGTCTCGCCGACCGGCCCGATTCCTGA